In one window of Streptomyces griseus subsp. griseus DNA:
- a CDS encoding nucleotide disphospho-sugar-binding domain-containing protein, whose product MRVLLTTAAWPSHYMFMVPLAWAFRAAGHEVRVAAQPHVVETVLKSGLTAVPVGPDVDFAQLHRKFVAETDPAQYRSRDAIITIFHRVAEMMAPDLVRFAESWKPDLVIRDPVAFAASVAAEVSGAPLVRHAWGPDVYATDPGKWLAHHVLERLGPTYELYGVRPPDTFDRLAVDPTPPSLHLDASGPSLPLRYVPYNGPGVVPPWVLGTPDRPRVCVTWGTFTSTATAELDMFLVPTVLDALAGLDVEPVVAVTGAERELLGDVGGRARIVQDLPIHTVLPSCSAVVHHGGATTVLSAARFGVPQLTMPHLFEQRLNSDLLEAAGAGVQLTAAHADAESIGAAVTELLRGDAPYAVASRGLRDEIEAMPSPLETVALIEETLPRGARADTGD is encoded by the coding sequence ATGCGTGTTCTGCTGACCACCGCGGCCTGGCCGTCGCACTACATGTTCATGGTCCCGCTCGCCTGGGCCTTTCGCGCCGCCGGGCACGAGGTGCGCGTCGCGGCCCAGCCGCACGTGGTGGAGACCGTGCTGAAGTCGGGCCTGACCGCTGTACCCGTGGGCCCCGACGTCGACTTCGCCCAGCTGCACCGGAAGTTCGTCGCCGAGACCGACCCCGCCCAGTACCGGAGCCGGGACGCCATCATCACGATCTTCCACCGGGTCGCGGAGATGATGGCCCCCGATCTCGTTCGGTTCGCCGAGTCCTGGAAGCCCGACCTCGTCATCCGGGACCCGGTGGCCTTCGCGGCGTCCGTCGCCGCCGAGGTGTCCGGCGCCCCGCTGGTCCGGCACGCGTGGGGCCCCGACGTGTACGCCACCGACCCGGGGAAGTGGCTCGCGCACCACGTCCTGGAACGGCTCGGCCCCACCTACGAGTTGTACGGGGTACGGCCGCCGGACACCTTCGACCGGCTCGCCGTCGACCCGACCCCGCCGAGCCTGCACCTCGACGCCTCCGGCCCGTCGCTGCCCCTGCGCTACGTGCCGTACAACGGGCCGGGCGTGGTGCCGCCCTGGGTCCTCGGAACACCGGACCGCCCCAGGGTCTGCGTCACGTGGGGCACCTTCACGTCCACCGCGACGGCCGAGCTGGACATGTTCCTGGTCCCGACGGTGCTCGACGCCCTCGCCGGCCTGGACGTGGAGCCGGTAGTCGCGGTGACCGGGGCGGAGCGGGAGCTGCTGGGCGACGTGGGAGGCCGGGCCAGGATCGTGCAGGACCTCCCCATCCACACGGTGCTGCCCAGCTGCTCCGCCGTGGTCCACCACGGCGGAGCGACGACCGTCCTGTCCGCGGCCCGCTTCGGAGTGCCCCAGCTGACCATGCCGCACCTGTTCGAGCAACGCCTCAACTCGGACCTGCTGGAGGCGGCCGGTGCCGGTGTCCAGCTCACCGCGGCGCACGCCGACGCCGAGTCCATCGGTGCCGCGGTGACGGAGCTGCTTCGCGGGGACGCGCCGTACGCGGTGGCCTCGCGCGGGCTGCGGGACGAGATCGAGGCCATGCCGTCCCCGCTCGAGACCGTCGCCCTCATCGAGGAGACGCTCCCGCGCGGTGCGCGCGCGGACACCGGAGACTGA